In Gemmatimonadota bacterium, the following proteins share a genomic window:
- a CDS encoding phosphatidylserine decarboxylase, which produces MVRDGWVMVIPLAALAAVSVVIGYLAPGAVWIILASVFGGLALFVAFFFRDPVRQVPPGDGLVISGGDGKVVTVEEIENDAFIGGPATQISVFLSIVDVHVNRIPITGVVRLRRRIEGKFKLAFKDEASGDNAQMVLGIEGEKGRILIKQIVGFVARRIVCNVNEGDEVRIGDRFGLIRFGSRIDVIVPVGAEIRVKNGDRVRGGETILGVLK; this is translated from the coding sequence ATGGTACGCGACGGTTGGGTCATGGTCATCCCTCTGGCTGCGCTTGCGGCCGTCAGCGTGGTGATCGGCTACCTGGCCCCCGGTGCGGTCTGGATCATACTGGCGTCGGTTTTCGGCGGCCTGGCCCTGTTCGTCGCGTTCTTCTTCCGTGACCCGGTCAGGCAGGTGCCCCCGGGCGACGGACTGGTGATTTCCGGCGGCGACGGCAAGGTGGTGACCGTCGAGGAGATTGAGAACGACGCCTTTATCGGAGGACCGGCCACGCAGATCAGCGTGTTCCTGTCTATCGTGGACGTGCACGTCAACCGGATTCCCATCACCGGCGTGGTCAGACTGCGCCGGCGGATCGAAGGGAAGTTCAAACTCGCCTTCAAGGACGAGGCCTCGGGCGACAACGCCCAGATGGTCCTGGGCATCGAAGGAGAAAAGGGCCGGATCCTGATCAAGCAGATCGTCGGTTTCGTGGCCCGGCGTATCGTCTGCAACGTCAACGAGGGCGACGAGGTGCGTATAGGCGACCGGTTCGGCCTGATACGCTTCGGATCGAGAATAGACGTCATCGTGCCGGTCGGCGCCGAAATCCGGGTTAAGAACGGAGACCGGGTCCGGGGCGGCGAAACGATACTGGGAGTGCTTAAATGA